From Camelus dromedarius isolate mCamDro1 chromosome 12, mCamDro1.pat, whole genome shotgun sequence, the proteins below share one genomic window:
- the SERPING1 gene encoding plasma protease C1 inhibitor, producing MASRLTPLTLLLLLLLTGDGASWLSGTRNNPVHPESVQGGESEGGISEGDVLKDVPSKGDSSEGDVLKDVPSKGDISEGGILNDVPIQRTEGSSILPETNRTIILADTALTTQPFNQTTTPPTQPTTEPICPAPDTSCSGSESHSAEAVLGEALTDFSVKLYHAFSAMKKPETNMVFSPFSIASLLTQVLLGAGGETKKNLESLLAYPKDFTCVHEALKAFTSEGFTSVSQIFHSPDLTIRDTFINASGNLYGSRPTALGNDSSVNLELINNWVAKKTNHKISHLLNSLPADTRLVLLNAIYLSAKWKITFDPVQKNKEAFYLKSSVIKVHMLTSKKYPVAHFVDRTLKARVGRLQLSHNLSLVILVPLTMKHYLQEIENALSTPVFKAVMEKLESLKFHPTHLMMPRIKVKSNQDMLSIMEKLEFFDFSYDLNLCGLTEDPDLQVSGMQHQSMLELTETGVEAAAASVISVARNLLTFDVQQPFLFLLWDQQHKFPVFMGRVYDPRT from the exons ATGGCCTCCAGGCTGACCCCGCTgaccctcctgctgctgctgctgctgactggg GATGGAGCATCCTGGCTAAGTGGTACCCGCAACAACCCTGTGCATCCAGAGAGCGTGCAAGGAGGGGAAAGTGAAGGAGGTATCTCAGAGGGAGATGTTCTCAAGGACGTACCCAGTAAAGGAGATAGCTCAGAGGGAGATGTTCTCAAGGACGTACCCAGTAAAGGAGATATCTCAGAGGGAGGTATTCTGAACGATGTACCCATTCAACGCACCGAGGGCTCTTCCATCTTGCCGGAAACCAACAGGACCATCATCCTAGCCGATACTGCTCTCACCACCCAACCCTTCAACCAGACAACCACTCCACCCACCCAGCCCACTACTGAGCCCATCTGCCCAGCACCTGACACCTCCTGCTCTGGCTCGGAAAGCCATTCAGCAGAGGCCGTGCTGGGGGAGGCTTTGACCGATTTCTCCGTGAAGCTCTACCACGCTTTCTCAGCAATGAAGAAGCCTGAGACCAACATGGTCTTCTCCCCGTTCAGCATCGCCAGCCTCCTCACTCAAGTCCTGCTTG GGGCTGGAGGAGAAACCAAGAAAAACCTGGAAAGCCTCCTCGCTTACCCCAAAGACTTCACCTGTGTCCATGAGGCCCTGAAAGCCTTCACATCCGAAGGCTTCACTTCAGTCTCTCAAATCTTCCACAGCCCAG ACCTGACCATCAGGGACACATTTATAAACGCCTCTGGGAACCTGTATGGCAGCAGACCCACAGCCCTGGGAAATGACAGTAGTGTCAACTTGGAGCTCATCAACAACTGGGTGGCCAAGAAGACCAACCACAAGATCAGCCACCTGCTAAACAGCCTGCCTGCCGACACCCGCCTTGTCCTCCTCAACGCCATCTACCTGAGTG CAAAGTGGAAGATAACATTTGATCCCGTCCAAAAAAACAAGGAGGCCTTTTACCTCAAATCCTCTGTGATAAAAGTGCACATGTTGACTAGCAAGAAGTACCCTGTGGCCCATTTCGTGGACAGAACGTTGAAGGCCAGG GTGGGCCGTCTGCAGCTGTCCCACAACCTGAGCTTGGTGATCCTGGTGCCCCTTACGATGAAACACTATCTCCAAGAAATAGAGAATGCTCTCAGCACCCCTGTCTTCAAGGCCGTCATGGAGAAGCTGGAGTCCCTCAAGTTCCACCCCACTCATCTGATGATGCCTCGCATCAAAGTAAAGAGCAACCAGGACATGCTGTCAATCATGGAGAAGCTCG AATTCTTTGACTTTTCCTACGACCTCAACCTGTGTGGGCTGACCGAGGACCCGGATCTTCAGGTTTCTGGGATGCAGCATCAGTCCATGCTGGAGCTGACAGAGACCGGGGTGGAGGCGGCTGCAGCCTCGGTTATCTCTGTGGCCCGCAATTTGTTGACCTTTGACGTGCAGCAgcctttcctctttctgctctGGGACCAGCAGCACAAGTTCCCTGTCTTCATGGGGCGGGTATATGACCCCAGGACCTGA
- the UBE2L6 gene encoding ubiquitin/ISG15-conjugating enzyme E2 L6 isoform X1 — translation MTANKRVAKELEDLQKKLPRYLRNLFSDDANVLVWHALLLPETPPYNLKAFHLRICFPEEYPFKPPTVTFTTRIYHPNVDSNGRVCLPIISNEYWKPYTKTCQVLEALNVLVNKPEPEQPVRLELADLLAQDPELFNRKAEEFTLQFGVDRPS, via the exons ATGACGGCGAACAAGCGGGTGGCGAAG GAGCTGGAGGACCTGCAGAAGAAGCTTCCCAGGTACCTGCGGAACCTGTTTAGCGATGATGCCAATGTGCTCGTGTGGCACGCGCTCCTTCTGCCT GAGACGCCTCCCTACAACCTCAAGGCCTTCCACCTGCGCATCTGCTTCCCCGAGGAGTATCCGTTCAAGCCCCCGACGGTGACCTTCACAACCAGGATCTACCACCCCAACGTGGACAGCAACGGCCGGGTGTGCCTGCCCATCATTAGCAATGAGTACTGGAAGCCTTATACCAAGACCTGCCAAG TCTTGGAGGCCCTCAATGTGTTGGTGAACAAACCAGAGCCGGAGCAGCCTGTTCGGTTGGAGCTTGCTGACCTGCTGGCACAGGACCCGGAGCTGTTCAACAGGAAGGCTGAAGAGTTCACCCTCCAGTTTGGAGTGGACCGGCCCTCCTAA
- the UBE2L6 gene encoding ubiquitin/ISG15-conjugating enzyme E2 L6 isoform X2: protein MTANKRVAKETPPYNLKAFHLRICFPEEYPFKPPTVTFTTRIYHPNVDSNGRVCLPIISNEYWKPYTKTCQVLEALNVLVNKPEPEQPVRLELADLLAQDPELFNRKAEEFTLQFGVDRPS, encoded by the exons ATGACGGCGAACAAGCGGGTGGCGAAG GAGACGCCTCCCTACAACCTCAAGGCCTTCCACCTGCGCATCTGCTTCCCCGAGGAGTATCCGTTCAAGCCCCCGACGGTGACCTTCACAACCAGGATCTACCACCCCAACGTGGACAGCAACGGCCGGGTGTGCCTGCCCATCATTAGCAATGAGTACTGGAAGCCTTATACCAAGACCTGCCAAG TCTTGGAGGCCCTCAATGTGTTGGTGAACAAACCAGAGCCGGAGCAGCCTGTTCGGTTGGAGCTTGCTGACCTGCTGGCACAGGACCCGGAGCTGTTCAACAGGAAGGCTGAAGAGTTCACCCTCCAGTTTGGAGTGGACCGGCCCTCCTAA